From the genome of Halobacterium sp. R2-5:
CCGCTCTCCCGGGGCCGCCGGCGCGCTCAGTTACCACGGCCACTGCAACCAGAAAGCCACCAACAAGGACCACCACGCAGTCGGCGTCCTCCGGCGCGTCGGCTACGACGTCGACCCCCTCGACACGACGTGCTGCGGGATGGCCGGGAGCTTCGGCTACCACGACGAACACTACGACCTCTCGCAGGCCATCGGCAGCCGGCTCTTCGAGCAGGTCGAGGACAGCCACGCCGACCGCGTCGTCGCCCCCGGCGGCTCCTGTCGCTCCCAGCTCGGCGACCGCGACGGCGTCGACGACATCCCCCCGCACCCCGTCGAAGCCATCGCCGAACGGCTGGACGAGTCGTAGCGCGGCGCGCCTCGCTGTTCGCGGCTCGCTGTCGTTCATTCCGAGGCGCCGTTGCTCTCCGCTCGCGGCTCACTCCGCTCGCCGCTCGCGTTCCCGAGAGCCCTCACCTCGTTCGGGCTCTCGCTATCCGGAAAGCGTTTATCGAACCCGTGGAAACGCCGTGGTATGTTCTCCTCGAGTGACGGGCGCGGCCGACGCCGGGTCGTCCTCGCGCTCGTCGCCGTCGCCGCCCTCGCCCTCCTCGCGCGGCTCTGGGACCTCGGCTGGCGGGTCGCCCACCAGGACGAGGGCCGGGTCGCGGACTGGACGCTGCACTACATGGAGGTGGGCGCGTGGCAGTACCGCCCCATCATCCACGGGCCGTTCCTCCCGCACGTCAACGGTGTCGTCTTCGACCTGCTCGGGCCGTCGGACTTCGCGATGCGGCTGGTCGTCGCGGTCGTCGGCGCGCTCCTCGTCCTCACGCCGTGGCTGCTCCGGGACCGGCTCTCGAACGCCGAGGTCGTCGCGACGAGCCTCTTCTTCGCGGGCAACCCCCTGCTGCTGTACTACTCGCGGTTCATGCGCAACGACCTCCTGCTCGCGGCGTTCATGTTCGCGGCGTTCGGGCTGTTCGTCCGGGCCCTCGACACCCGGAAGGCGCGGTACCTCTACGCCGCCGCGATTCCGTTCGGGCTCGCGTTCACGACGAAGGAGAACGCGCTGCTGTACCCCGTCTGCTGGCTGGGCGCGCTCGTGCTCGTGCTCGACGGCCGGCTCGTGCTCGCCGGCGCGGTCGACGACAGCCGCTGGGACGTCGTGCGCTCGCACGTCCGGCGCATCGCCCGCGCGGCGTGGCGGTACAAGCTCCACGTCGGCGCCGCACTCGCCGAGGCCGCGGCCGTCGTCGTGATGTTCTACGCGCCGAAGCCCGACCTCTACGAGGCGCTGTCGAACCCCGCGCTGCTGCCGGGCGTGCTCCGAGACGCGACCCTCGGATCGTGGAGCGAGTTCATGCGGCTCTGGGGGTCGACGGGGATGCAGGAGCACTCCTACATCGCGTTCCTCGAACACGACCTCACGGTGCTCGCGGTCGGCGCCACCGCGCTCGTCGCGTTCGCCCTCCTCGGCTTCTTCTACGAGCGCTACGTCACCGCGGAGCCCCGCTCCGTCGTCGAGGTGTGCTTCTACTGGGGGGCGTTCTCGCTGTTCGGCTACCCGGCGGTCGCGGACATCTCCGCGGCGTGGACGATGATCAACGTCGTCGTGCCGCTGGCGGTGCCCGCGGGCGTCGGCGCCGGCCTCCTCTTCAGCCAGGGTCGCGCGGCCGTCGCCGCCGGGAACGCGCCCGCCGCGCGCGCCGTCGCGCTCGCGTTCCTCGTCGCCGCCGCCGGCACCGGCGCCGTCGCCGCCCAGACGACGTACGTGAACGCGCAGGGCCCGGACAATCCACTCGTCCAGTACGCCCAGCCCTCGGGCGAGATGAAGCCCACGCTCTCGGAGGTCCGGGAGATCTCCGCACGGAACGACGGCGTCGACGTCATGTTCTACGGGAGCGAGTTCAACAACCCGAACGACCTCACGACGACGCCCAGGCTGAACGTCACGACGGGCTCCTACGAGGGGTGGTTCGAGCGCCTGCCGCTCCCGTGGTACCTCGACCGCTACGGCGCGAACGTCTCCAGCACCACCCGCAACGAGACGCTGTTCGAACACGAGCCGCCCGTCGTCGTCGCGCTCGACAGCGACGATGACGGCATCGAGGACGAACTCACCGAGCGCGGCTACGAACGGGAGGTCTACCAGGGCTACCAGTACGCCCGCCCGCTCGTCTTCTACGTGCAGGAGAACGCGACTGTCTGAATCAGGTGCCAGCCGAAACAACCGGTGGGACTGAAAGGGGCGGCTCGCTCGCGCTCTGTGCAGTCGCCTCGTCGACCACTATCCGCGAGCGCAGCGAGCGGATATGTCGGCGAGCGACCGCAAGCGAGCCGGGGCTTTCGAGGCGTTCTCGGTGCCGTCCTCGCCGACACTACCCTGGATATTTACCGGTCAAGTCGACTGCGACGCGCTTATGCGCCCCGAGTTGGTAGGTTGAGGGTAGTGACTGAGGCGCTCGACGTCGTCGAATTCCTGTTGACGGCCCGTGTCTACGACAAGCACCGGGAGCTCGACGAGAACGACCTGCCGCCGGCGTACCGTAGCGTGCTGTGGGACGACGACGGCGTCCCGCGGCCACCGCAGACGACGGAGACGGCTGTCAGCGAGGGGACCGACGTGGACGACCCCTGGGACGCCATCTCCGAGTTGATGTTCACCGACCGGGACACGTTCTCGGGGGGGATGAGCCTCGTGGACGACGAGATGGCCGTCGACTGGTTCGTGGACAACGCGGACGCCGACCGGGTGCGGGAGAACCCGGCGATGGCGTACGCGGTCGGCGACGAGTTCGGCGTGGACTACGAGGCCGCCCGCGACGAGAACCGCCCCGTGCAGGCGGACCCGCAGTGGATCGACGGCCTGCTCGCGGAGTACTTCGACGAGGACGACGAGGAGATGCTGGACCTCGTGGAGGTGCGCTCGCCCGCCGAAATCGACGTGACCCTCGACGACATCGTGCTCACGGAGGAGCAGGAGGCCGAGATCTCGAAGGTGGCGAAGGCCATCGAGCACCGCGACTACCTCGCGACGATCGGGCTCAGCGAGATCGGGAAGCTCCTGTTCGTCGGCCCGCCGGGCACGGGGAAGACCTCGACCGCCCGCGGGCTCGCCCACCAGCTCGACCTGCCGTTCGTGGAGGTAAAGCTCTCGATGATCACGAGCCAGTACCTCGGCGAGACGGCGAAGAACGTCGAGAAGGTCTTCGAGGTGGCCAAGCGCCTCTCGCCGTGCATCCTCTTCATGGACGAGTTCGACTTCGTCGCGACGACGCGGACGGGCGACGAGCACAACGCCATCAAGCGCGCGGTGAACACGCTCCTGAAGTCCATCGACGAGGTGAGCCTCGTCAACGACGACGTGCTGCTCATCGGCGCGACCAACCACCCGGACGAGCTCGACGCCGCGGCGTGGCGGCGCTTCGACGAGATCCTCTCGTTCCCGCGGCCGGACGAGGGGATGCGCGCGGAGATTCTGGAACTCGTCACCCAGGAGCTCGCGGTCGACGACTTCAACCCCGAGGAGCTCGCCGCCGAGACGGAGGGCCTGACGGGCAGTGACCTCCGGCTCGTGCTCCGGGAGGCCGTCCTCGACGCGCTCGTGGAGGACCGCCGCACGCTCACGCAGGACGACCTCGTGGCGGCGGTCGAGGACTTCGAGGACCGCGACCACCTCCGCAA
Proteins encoded in this window:
- a CDS encoding flippase activity-associated protein Agl23 — translated: MFSSSDGRGRRRVVLALVAVAALALLARLWDLGWRVAHQDEGRVADWTLHYMEVGAWQYRPIIHGPFLPHVNGVVFDLLGPSDFAMRLVVAVVGALLVLTPWLLRDRLSNAEVVATSLFFAGNPLLLYYSRFMRNDLLLAAFMFAAFGLFVRALDTRKARYLYAAAIPFGLAFTTKENALLYPVCWLGALVLVLDGRLVLAGAVDDSRWDVVRSHVRRIARAAWRYKLHVGAALAEAAAVVVMFYAPKPDLYEALSNPALLPGVLRDATLGSWSEFMRLWGSTGMQEHSYIAFLEHDLTVLAVGATALVAFALLGFFYERYVTAEPRSVVEVCFYWGAFSLFGYPAVADISAAWTMINVVVPLAVPAGVGAGLLFSQGRAAVAAGNAPAARAVALAFLVAAAGTGAVAAQTTYVNAQGPDNPLVQYAQPSGEMKPTLSEVREISARNDGVDVMFYGSEFNNPNDLTTTPRLNVTTGSYEGWFERLPLPWYLDRYGANVSSTTRNETLFEHEPPVVVALDSDDDGIEDELTERGYEREVYQGYQYARPLVFYVQENATV
- a CDS encoding ATP-binding protein translates to MTEALDVVEFLLTARVYDKHRELDENDLPPAYRSVLWDDDGVPRPPQTTETAVSEGTDVDDPWDAISELMFTDRDTFSGGMSLVDDEMAVDWFVDNADADRVRENPAMAYAVGDEFGVDYEAARDENRPVQADPQWIDGLLAEYFDEDDEEMLDLVEVRSPAEIDVTLDDIVLTEEQEAEISKVAKAIEHRDYLATIGLSEIGKLLFVGPPGTGKTSTARGLAHQLDLPFVEVKLSMITSQYLGETAKNVEKVFEVAKRLSPCILFMDEFDFVATTRTGDEHNAIKRAVNTLLKSIDEVSLVNDDVLLIGATNHPDELDAAAWRRFDEILSFPRPDEGMRAEILELVTQELAVDDFNPEELAAETEGLTGSDLRLVLREAVLDALVEDRRTLTQDDLVAAVEDFEDRDHLRNLDTLEEAIDDPDEPDHDDAPHAGHDHA